From Woronichinia naegeliana WA131, the proteins below share one genomic window:
- a CDS encoding ISKra4 family transposase — protein sequence MTAKLINVEGSKIKIELTLELSRSMLDTEINIQKGLNEVGCIASKEALKYLDTDGSPLKIGEEIWKSKGEQPKEYQTPYGEVIVNRHVYQRSVGGKTYCPLEREARIIITSTPLLAKQVSSKMSGMAGKEVKNDLLENHGRKVALSYIQRLSEAVGSVVQAKEEAWSYAPPKEDSQIATVGIGLDGTCMLMCEDGYREAMVGTVSLYDSEGERQHTIYLGAAPEYGKKSFLERLEREIERAKKRYPEATLVGIADGAESNWKFLEKQTEEQILDFYHASGYLGALAEALHPNTVSKQKEWLTENCRELKHEKGKAGELLNLMKEVKEEKSHSKNLTEKLQAAITYYENHQHQMDYAEYLEKKYPIGSGVTEAACKTLVKQRLCCSGMRWKEKGAGIILSLRALVLTKERWSQFWAKLDQYGFPVEP from the coding sequence ATGACAGCAAAACTAATTAATGTAGAGGGTTCAAAGATAAAAATAGAACTAACATTAGAACTCAGTCGTTCAATGTTGGATACAGAAATAAATATTCAAAAAGGCTTAAACGAAGTAGGTTGCATCGCCAGCAAAGAAGCCTTGAAATATTTAGATACAGATGGTTCACCCTTAAAAATCGGTGAAGAAATCTGGAAGAGTAAGGGAGAGCAACCGAAAGAATATCAAACACCTTATGGTGAGGTTATAGTGAATCGTCATGTATATCAGCGTTCAGTAGGAGGAAAAACGTATTGCCCCTTAGAAAGAGAAGCAAGGATAATCATAACATCAACGCCATTATTGGCAAAACAGGTATCCTCAAAAATGTCAGGGATGGCAGGCAAAGAGGTGAAAAATGATTTATTAGAAAATCATGGTAGAAAAGTAGCGCTATCCTATATCCAAAGATTGAGTGAAGCAGTAGGAAGTGTGGTACAGGCAAAAGAAGAAGCGTGGAGTTATGCCCCGCCCAAGGAGGATAGCCAAATTGCAACAGTGGGAATAGGATTAGATGGAACCTGTATGCTGATGTGTGAGGATGGCTACCGTGAAGCAATGGTGGGAACCGTTTCCCTATACGATAGTGAGGGAGAACGTCAACATACAATCTATCTAGGTGCGGCACCAGAGTATGGAAAAAAGAGTTTTCTAGAAAGATTAGAAAGAGAAATTGAGCGAGCGAAAAAACGTTATCCAGAGGCAACATTGGTCGGGATAGCAGACGGGGCAGAATCAAATTGGAAGTTTTTAGAAAAGCAAACGGAAGAACAGATATTAGATTTCTATCATGCCTCTGGTTACTTAGGTGCCTTGGCAGAAGCGTTGCATCCGAATACAGTGTCAAAACAAAAAGAATGGTTGACTGAAAATTGTCGAGAACTCAAGCATGAAAAAGGAAAAGCAGGAGAACTGCTAAATCTGATGAAAGAAGTCAAAGAAGAAAAAAGTCATTCTAAGAATCTTACCGAGAAACTACAAGCGGCGATTACTTATTACGAGAATCATCAGCATCAAATGGATTATGCTGAATACTTAGAGAAAAAGTATCCGATTGGTTCAGGTGTTACGGAAGCAGCTTGTAAGACGTTGGTCAAACAACGATTATGTTGTTCAGGGATGCGATGGAAGGAAAAAGGAGCAGGAATTATTTTGAGCCTACGAGCTTTGGTATTGACCAAGGAACGATGGAGTCAATTTTGGGCAAAACTTGATCAATATGGGTTCCCTGTAGAACCCTGA